The nucleotide sequence ACCTGTGTTCCTTAAGTGATGTTACATTGCAATAACCTTTAGAGCTTACATTTTTTCATCTGCTTATTTgttacacattaaaaaaaacctggtgACTCATTACGTTCATAGTACTAAAGAAATCGAAACGTAATCACGAAATTTGTGTGAAGGGTGTTCAGTTCTCTTGCTTACACTTCCGCCCGtatgataaaaaattgtaaacgttCCGGCTCGACTTAGAGCTAGTTTTACTTGGTCTTCTTTGTTTGGAAAGACAATGATACGCCTCTTTCCCGAGGTCGCGGATTTGCGTGTTTATCAAATCgcagtaaattaaaattgtacttCATAGACGCGTAACTGAATCAGGTGCTTTAACATATTTGTCATTGTTTTCAGCGATTACTTGTTTAAACTCCTCTTGATTGGTGACTCTGGTGTGGGAAAATCCTGTCTCCTGCTCAGATTTGCCGACGACACTTACACAGAAAGCTATATCAGTACAATCGGTGTGGACTTTAAAATTAGGACTTTAGACTTAGATGGAAAGACAATAAAGTTACAAATATGGGACACTGCAGGACAAGAGAGATTCAGAACAATCACTTCGTCTTATTACAGAGGAGCACATGGAATCATAATTGTTTATGATTGCACAGATCAGGTATGAACTTTTAAATCTCAGTACAAGTACAATCTATGCTatctaatctattttttttactctaaacAGTAACCTATGCCCAGATATAGAGTATCCTTTCCCGTGAGGAACTGCATTTTTTGAAAGTTTAGCTGGATTGATGCCCAGGTGTAGCTTTATGatagaaattattatatatttatatataatttatctaatttCATAATGATTTGTGTATTGGCTGgggtaaatatatatgtttgtcTTATATATAACTGAAACATTAttggtatatatttaataaaaataataatagagctATCATATTAGTGTTTTGATCCACTGCAGaggtaatttgaaaatttataattttatggtcTGGTCCTGGAATTCTCAGTTCTGGCTAGCAACTCTACTGAAAAAAGATGTTCGATATGATAAAGTGTAACAAGCACTTCATCCTTTTAATAAGATACTGTGCAGAAATTAGGGGTATTGGTGTAATATTACTGCGATACTCCTAAAAGATTAGCCCACTACGATCTTAGACATCATGGTTTGTAATACGCAATATAAGTGCAATATAGCTCTATGATGGAGGTCCCAGGTTTAACCTCAGCAGGGGCAATCTAGGAATATATAATTCCTGTAtttagtctggtctggtgggaggctatggctgtggctagtcaccaccagAATGACAAACGTGTGCCACCAAGCGATCTAGAGATCTGCTATGATTTTGCATAGAAACCAATTTGCCACAAACATAACAGTTTAGCTTACTCTCTTACACAGACTGCATCAAAACTAGTCCTTAAAAGTAGTgagattaattaaaatattagaaaagaTGTGTTGCACATGAAATAATACAACAAAAGAAACctttaaatatgatatatttttgtgcactagaatgttttttgtttgttttattatgttgaCAGCTcaaggtaatattttatttggattacATACAGAATATACATTTCTGGTTGAATAAAACTAGAACATTTATTTAGCAGTGCATATTTTAGGTTTCATTTTCCTACTTCCTGTAATAAAAACcatataataaagttatacaGCAGAACAGTAATTATGGAAAAATTGACTTTAATTGAAATTTGTTATGagcttattgtttttatataattttcttatgtAAAACAGTTCAATTGCTTCCTACAAAAAGGTTTTTTGACATTATTAacttttctatttctattttactAAGAAGTACTGAGAAATAAATTTTAGGACAGGTTAAAGATAATTAACCATAGGGAATGTGAGGTTATAGGATTTAATACAATTTGTGTGTACTCAGTtggttggtttatttatttattaaataccaaagataaaaaacaaaacatattgaGGTGATTTATCTATAATTGCTGTAAAACTTATCATCAGCCTCTTAAGTAGTTCAGAGTTTTGACAGTTGGTACACAGTGAATGTCCGGGGCATCTAAGAATTAGATAGCATTGACAGAGAATACTTTTCAAGGTCCTAAAAAGCAACTGATATGAATCAGTAAgactaaaatacaaaatgtctgcctcattttttcttttttctaagtgtactcattattttattaactttttatttcattaattataatttagttaCTTTACAAAAATGCTTTATGCTaagcatttttataaataaaaaacaaaagaaagtgATTTatacattaaacttaaaagtaatcaAATGATTATTTACAGTTATGATAAGAAAGAAAAAGGGTGAGAATGATTTTGAACATCAGCTGATCTCAGTAACCATTCTAATTTGAAAAATGATTTCTCAAAAAAGCTTGTTTATATTTCTTTGACATGTAACATTCAAAAATAGGCGACACGGCAGTAGTCAGTTAGGTTTTAAATTGAGCCGTTAAATTTATCTTGTGAAAATGGTAGATTATAAGATTTGGCATGTTGCCTATTCTTATAATTTAGTTTTGGTGTCATTCAGCATCCCAATTATCATCTGTAGGTCTGTAAGTAACACAGGTTAATGAATCATGAAGAGCACACTGACATACATACATGTGTTAGTTATAATAAGGCTATCATggttatcataatatgattaaataatttaattacttgatACACCAATTTGAGAACTTGCTGTGTTAgtttatgataaaaattatcgttacgctttcacgcaaaaactacttaaccgattctcatgaaactttgtacacatattcttggaagtgttagaagtaatataggatactttttatcccgacattaagctcggttcctttgggagaggggatgagtgtttgacgattttacaccataactgcgacaaattaaaaccaatttaaataattatttttgtactatagaggttataatatgtgtttaattttgcctaaactgtggttggagatggagggcaggactcctcagcagacagctacaaacccctcatttaaggcttagcgatactgactacattaatttttttttaatctacaactaaatttaatgccacatcaaaaacaaacgcagacgaagtcgcgggcaactgctggTACtctaaaaatgaaaacaattattgttttttagtaTACTTGTTTCATAGCATTCTCTCCTTGTTAGTATAGTTACTCCATAGTCTACTTTGGGACTACACATTATTATTGTGATGTAAGCAAAACAAGAGCTTCAAGTTACTTTAGAAAAAATGGATATTATGAATTGGATAAATGAAATACTTAATGGCGGCCGATAATGTGATACTGTAATATTAAACCgagaagcaaaaataaagttttctagtGGCAATATCAGTATGGGTTTTCTAAATCTGCCGTACGCCTCGGTTTCTgcacggcatcgtaccagaacggcTGATCGCTTGTCAacacgtcttagtcggtagggtgattactagccacggccgaagcctcccaccagaaattcagaaattcgaACCTTGGACCGCCGTACATCACTCAACACTGCGCCACGAAGGTCGTCATAAAGTATTGTAGTGTATGAATGATACTTTCAATTGATTAATTAGTTTAGCCATTTAAAGGGGAAATGTCGCCACCATCTTGGGCTACATGCCTTTTGGAGTTTTTTCGAAGATTTttctagattttatttttattaaggctttttttgtttttaaataatttgagtTTGTCTATTCTTACATAAACAATatgttatgataaaaaaaaaaatatctgtctgaatataaaatttgtgttttgtgctaaatatttttgaaaataaaaattttcaattaaataatttctataATCCTCAGGACTCATTCAGTAACGTTAAACAGTGGCTAGAAGAGATTGATCGCTATGCGTGTGACAACGTCAACAAGCTGCTTGTCGGAAACAAGTGTGACCTCACAACAAAGAAGGTGGTTGACTATACCACAGCTAAGGTATGTTCGTATGTtcgtttttatacaaatattttcttaacttgTGTTCAGCTGTAGTCACAGAACGATATAAATAAGAGTAGTCAAGTTTTGATTTGATTCGATTAAGTTTTGAAACTACACATTGTTTTATAATGGACACAAAATTTCTTAAAccttaaaatattatcgtggtatgtacccgtttaactatattcaagaaatgttgattaaccacgaaaatcttagtt is from Pararge aegeria chromosome 19, ilParAegt1.1, whole genome shotgun sequence and encodes:
- the LOC120631851 gene encoding ras-related protein Rab-1A; this translates as MNPEYDYLFKLLLIGDSGVGKSCLLLRFADDTYTESYISTIGVDFKIRTLDLDGKTIKLQIWDTAGQERFRTITSSYYRGAHGIIIVYDCTDQDSFSNVKQWLEEIDRYACDNVNKLLVGNKCDLTTKKVVDYTTAKQYAEQLGIPFLETSAKNSTNVEQAFMTMAAEIKARVGPPSAGTAPGGPAVKIDQGRPIDTGKSSCC